ATACAGTTTTTCAAGGTCCATGTCTGCCAGAAGTGCCCGTGATGCTTCTCTGGCCCCTTCAATCAGAAAACGGCCTTCTTTGCGCCTGTGTCTGCGCTCCTGCAGTTTGATCAGGGTTTTGAGTTCAGGGTTTTGGGTGCTGGTGATTTCTTTCATGGCTTATCGCTTTCAGGCTTTCCATGCTACACCAACAGCAAGACCTCTGGTTGCACCTGAGAAATCTTTTCTGTGGCTGTGAAATTTAACAGGAACCTGATTTTCAGATGAAGAGGTCCTGAGAAGAAGCTGTATTTATGAACTCAGTTTTCTCAAAAAGGGCATGTAGGTTCCGCTAAACTGAACCCATGCAACAACGCTTCGCTTTGATGGCAGGTGCCCTCCTGCTCGCTGTTTCCTGCAATCAATCCCGTCCTGTGGCTTCTGAGCCTGAAGTCACCACCATCCCTGCAGAAAACAGCATCCTTCCTCAGGCCACCAGCACCATCAACAGCCAGATCCTGACCCTGGTCAATCAGGCCAGGGCCACTGCAAGGGTGTGTGGAACCACCTCTTACAAAGTTGCTCCTGCCCTGAAACTCAACACCCTGCTCACCAATGCAGCACAACTTCACAGCCAGGACATGGCCAGCAAAAACTTCTTCAGTCACACAGGCAGCAACGGCAGCAGTCCCTTCACCCGCATCACCGCACAGGGCTACAAATGGCGAACTGCTGGAGAAAACATTGCTGCTGGTTATGCCACAGCCCAGACCGTGGTCTCTGGCTGGCTCGCCAGCCCTGGACACTGCGCAAACATCATGAACCCCAATTTCAAAGATCTGGGTGTGGGATATGCCTACAGCAGCACCAGCACCTACAAACATTACTGGACCAACACTTTCGCTGCACCTTACTGAATGCTCAATCCAGCTCAATCCGGCTCAAGAACAACCAAAAGAACGCTGCGAAAGCAGCGTTCTTTTCAGCAAAATGGGTTCAGGCAAACCAGATATCTGTCTGTTGTGTCGTTAAGGTTGAACCCGAGTCACTTCACAGGCAGATTTATCACCTGGCAGCAACATGTTGCCCTGCATGGTGGGATCGCTTGAATCGGTAAATGTCCCTTTCAGGCGACCAAACACCTTCCAATCTGGACTGGCTGGATCATAAAGCACATCACAAGAATAGCCCCACGAAACCTGAGCCACATTGAAAGGACCAGAGGCTTTCTTTTTCAGCCGGAATGTCACTCTGGTGACGGTGGCTCCCACATCCCTGGAGGCATAGAGCACCAATTCACGGTCTCCCAGATCCCTGAGCACCCGTGTGTCCATGGTTTCTTCCATCACCTCCATGTTGGAATACTTTTTTTGAAGATGGAAATTTCCTGGTGTCAAGACCTGTTCCAGGGGGTCTGAAGACACCAAATAAGACCAGAGGCCGGAAGGCAAATTGGCTTCAATTTTCCACACTTCCTTGCCAGAGAGGTCACCCAACAAATTGACATCTGTGTTTTTGGAATAGACAGGGGCACAGGCCAATGTCAAGACAGGAAGCACACCAAAAGCAAACAACCATATCCTGTTTTGCTGGTCAGCATTTCATCATGGCTACACAAAAACAGCACCAGCAACAACTTCAGCAACAACCATTCATTTCTTATGGCAAAACACAAAAGAATTCCCGACTTGATCGGGAATTCTTGATGACGTGATGCGCTTTCCAAAACCCTCAGGCTGGGGGCTGATCGGTGGGGGCCGGTGTGGCAGGAGCAGCTGGCTCTGTGGGTTCTGCAGGAGTTTCCGGTTTCAACCGACGAATCACGCAGGCCCCTTTCTTCCAGTTCTGCAGGTTGTCATAGGCAGCGTCCCAGCTCAGGTTTGTGTTGGTGGCAGAGGTGCGGTCCGTGAAATTGCCTGCCATTTCATCTGCCACTTCGCCTTTGGGAAGCACCACCCTGCAGGTGTAACCCCAGAAGATCTCCGAAAAATTCTCCGGGTCATTCACATTGCGGGCAAGATCCACCCAGAGGATGTTTTCTGTGGTTTTTCTTTCCACGCTCAGTTCGAGTTTGGAATAACCGAAATCCCGCAATTTCATGCCAGAGATGCTGGTGGAAGTCAACAATTTCAGAGAAGGTGTCTTGAAAGCATACCCATACCAGGAATACTCCCCGATGCCCACCACTTCCCAGACTTCCTGTCCTTTGAGGTCACCCAGAGACGCAATGTCTTTTTTCTGGTCGTAAACCACCGGGGTGAAGGCGGGGGCACAGGAGGCCAAAACACCAGCAAGCACAGCAACAGCTAAGCCAAACTTCATATATCTCATTTTTACTCCTTAAATACAGGGCTCCCTTTGCAGAGAGCCCTGCCTGTGTCCATCTTACTTGCGCATGCTGGGATTGAGAATCTTCTTGCGCAGACGAATGTTCTGGGGGGTGATTTCCACCAACTCGTCTTCTCCGATGTACTCCAGAGCGTCTTCCAGGGTCAGGCGCTTGGGGGGAATCAGGGTGAGGGCTTCATCGTTGCCAGCACTGCGAACGTTGGTCAACTTCTTGTTTTTGCAGATGTTGACGTTCATGTCCCCTTCGCGGGCGTTCTCGCCCACGATCATGCCAATGTAGACTTCGGTGCCTGCATCGAGGAAGAAGGTGCCACGGTCCTGCAGTTTGAAGATGGAGTAGGCAAAGCTGGGGCCGTTTTCCATGCTGACCAGAGAACCGTTCTGGCGGGTTTTGAGTTCGCCTGCCCAGGGGAAGTAACCATCGAAGATGTGGCTCATGATGCCTTCGCCCTGGGTCATGGACAGGAACTGGGTGCGGAAGCCGAACAGGGCCCGGGAAGGAATCTTGAATTCCACACGCACACGGCTGCCCTGGGGTTCCATGTTCACCATCTGGCCTTTGCGGCTGGAGAGCACTCCAATCACGGTGCTGGAGAACTGGTCAGGCACATCAATCACGAGGTGCTCGACAGGCTCACACATCACGCCATCAATGTCGCGGGTGATGACCTGGGGTGCGCCCACCTGCACTTCGTAGCCTTCGCGGCGCATGGTTTCGAGCAGGATGGAGAGGTGAAGCTCACCACGACCAGAGACCTTGAACTCGTCAGGGCGGATTTCTTCCACTTTCAGACTCACGTTGGTCATGACTTCCTTCTTGAGGCGGTCATTCAGGTGGCGTGAGGTGACGTATTTGCCTTCTTTGCCCGCAAAGGGACTGGTGTTGGGCTGGAACACCATGGACACGGTGGGCTCGTCCACAGTGATGATGGGCAGGGCTTCGGGATCGGCCAGGTCAGCAACGGTTTCACCGATCTGGGCGTCTTCGATTCCCGCCAGGGCCACGATGTCCCCTGCGCTGACTTCATCCACTTCCAGGCGTTTCATGGCCAGGTGGGTGAAGGGCTGGGAAACACGGGTCTTGGTCATGGTGCCGTCTTTGTGCATCAGGTTGACGAATTCACCTTTTTTGACCTTGCCACGCTGGACACGGCCGATCACGATGCGGCCCAGGTACTCGCTGTAGTCGAGGTTGGTGACCAGCATCTGGAAGGGCGCAGCAATGTCCACTGCAGGTGCAGGGCAATGCTCAAGCACCATATCAAACAGGTCAGAGAAGTCATCCTTGGGGTTTTCCAGCTCACGGTAGGCTTTGCCTTCACGGGAGATGGAGTACAGGATGGGGAAATCGAGCTGCTCATCGGTGGCACCCAGTTCGGCCATCAAGTCGAAGGTGAGGTTGACCACTTCTTCGGGACGGGCGTCCTGGCGGTCGATCTTGTTGATCACCACGATGGGACGCAGACCCAGTTCCAGGGCCTTGCGCAGCACAAAACGGGTCTGGGGCATGGGACCTTCGGCAGCGTCCACCAGCAGGAGGCAGCCGTCCACCATGCCCAGCACGCGTTCCACTTCTCCACCGAAGTCGGCGTGTCCGGGGGTGTCCACGATGTTGATCTTGACACCTTTGTACATCACAGCAGTGTTTTTGGCGAGAATGGTGATTCCGCGCTCTTTTTCCAGCTGGTTGCTGTCCATGGCGCGTTCTTCGATGACTTCGCCGTGTCCGAGTTGTACGGTTTGTTTGAGGAGCCCGTCTACCAGGGTGGTTTTCCCGTGGTCCACGTGGGCAATGATTGCAATGTTGCGGTATTCCATCTGTCTACCTTTCTTCACTTCCAGAGCGGTGTTGTGGCCTTAAAAGGCACCCAAACGAACATTCTACATCTTTTCGTCAGCTCTGGGTGGTGTACTTGAGAAGAGACAGATGTCCGTGTGCTGCCACTCCTCTGGGCTTCTTGTGATCTGCTGCTCACAAGTCAAACCCCCGAGCCTGAACTCGGGGGCTTCTCTGGCGGTCCGGACGGGATTTGAACCCGCGACCTACTGCGTGACAGGCAGTTATGCTAACCGCTACACTACCGGACCATCCTGTGTCACTCACTGGCGGACAGCCAACAGGCTGCTTTCAGTGCTTATAGAGGATATTAAATTGCGAAAAAAAGAAAGTGATTTCAGACACATTTTTATGTTTTTCTCAGGGTTGTATTCCATCTCACCGAAACGTGTACAATAACCTTGTACAAAGAATATACAAAGCGAGGCCCTGAAAGGTCATGAACAAAACCACTCCACTGTACACTGCCTCAGAAGTCGAAGAACGCGCTGGCATCGCAGCCAACACCCTCAGACAATGGGAAAGGCGTTACGGCATTCCCAATCCCAGCCGTGCAGCCAATGGATATCGGCTGTACAGCCAGAACGACCTGGAGTGCATTCAATTCATTCAGGCCCACATCGAAAATGGAGTCACAGTCAGCCGGGCTGTGGAGCTGTTGAAAAGCCAGCAAAACCCAGAAGCTTCAGAAACACAGACCGGTGAGCACACAAAGGTTGTTCAAGATCTGGTGGACGTGTGCCTGAAGTCTGACCAGAACCGGGCTTTGCAGCTGCTCAATTATGCCTCCATCTCCTTCACCGTGGAAGATGTGCTGCTGAAAATCATCGAACCCACCCTGACCCGTATGGGAGAATTGTGGGCACAGGGACACATCACCGTTGCTGAGGAGCACCAGGCCACTGCTTTCTTGCGAGGAAGAATCCAGATTCTGCTGGATTTGCTGGGACAACCCCTGGATGGACCCAGGGTCATTGTGGCCTGCGCTCCAGGCGAACACCACGAAATTGGTCCTTTGATGATCAGCGTGCTGCTGCGCAAACGCGGTGTCCAGGTGCACTACATCGGAGCCAACACACCTCTGGATGACCTGGTCCACTACGCCACCAACCACCAAGGAGATGGCATCCTGATCAGCGTGGGCCTGGCCGCAAACACCGACATCCTCAAACTGCATGCCAGCAGCCTGAAACAACTCAAAATCCCAGTGTTCATGGGAGGGGCACTGATCAACGCAGAACCAGCACTGGCGGAAGAATTCGGAGGCAAATACCTGGGTGCAGACACCTTGCATGCCGTTGAGCAGATGGTCCAGATGCTGGAAGGGGTTGTATGAGCGAAAAAGTGCGTTTGAAAAGAGGGCAGGTGCTCTACAGAGAAGGAGAGCCCTCCAGATCATTCTACAGGTGCGAAACAGGCCTGTTGCGAATCCTGAAAGTCACCACCCGTGGCCGTCCCCTCACCGTGCGTCACATCCTTCCCGGCGATTTCTTTGGCGAAGAAATCCTGGATGCCAATCCTTACCAGCACAGCGTGGAAGCCCTCACCCGCTGCACCATCACCGCTTTCCAGATTGATGAACTGGACGAGCACCTGATGCGTCAGGTGGCGGTGTCTTTCAGCGATCAACTCAGAAGGGCCATGCTGCATGAATACCACCTGCAAATCGGTGACCTGCGGGAACGGGTCATCCGCTACCTGCTGGAACTGGTGGACACCCCCCTGGGTGGAGAAAACGACGAAAACGAGCTGTACCTGCGCTGCACCCATGAACTCATTGCAGAAGGCACCTCCAGCACCCGTGAAAGTGTCTCCAAGATCATCATGGACCTCAAACAGGAAGGCCTGATCGAAACCGGCTACCGCCAGATCACCCTGAAAAACCTGGACATGCTGAAAGACCAGATGATTCCTCCCAGAATCCAGGAAGTTCAATGAAAGTCCTGATCACCGGAGCCAGCGGTTTTGTCGGGTCTGCCATCGTGCAGGAAGTGCAGCAGGCAGGCCATGAGGTTCTGGCAGCTTCCCGTTCAGGGAAAGCCCCGGAAGGCATGCAGGGCATCAAACTGGACGTCACCCAGGAAGGAGAAACCCTGAAAACCATTCAGGAGGTGCAGCCAGAAGCCATCATCCACCTGGTGGGCATCATCCGGGAAACCCGCGATCAGAAGTTTCAGAAGGTGCACGTCCAGGGAACAGAAAATGTGCTGAAAGCTGCCCAGCAGGTCGGTGCCCGTTACCTGCACATGAGCGCTCTGGGGGCCAGCAAGGGACACAAAAGCAAATACTTTGACACCAAAGGGCAAGCAGAAGCGCTGGTCAAAGCCAGTGGCCTGACCTACACCATCTTCCAGCCCAGCCTGATTTTCGGTCCTGGCGATGACTTTTTCGGGAATGTGCTGAAAGACCTGGTCAGTGCTGCACCTGTGGTTCCTGTGATTGGCAAAGGGGATTTTCCTTTCAGGCCCATCTGGATTGGGGATGTGGCTGCAGCCTTTACGCAAGCCCTCAGAAACCCCAGAACCGAAAACCAGACTTTTCAACTGGTGGGACCCAAAGAGTACACCTTTCAGGAACTGCTGGATCTGGAACTTCATGCCCTGCAGCGCAGAAAACCCCTGTTTCATGTGCCCCTTCTCCTGATGGATCTGGCTGTCCCCATGATGCAGATTTTGCCAAATCCACCCATCACCAGAGACCAGTACCTGATGCTCAAAGAAGGCAACACCGGCGACCCTGCCCCCGCCACCCGCATCCTGAACCTCAGCATGGACCATCTGGAACACTGGCTGCCCAGAATTCTGAAAGCCTGATTTTTAAGACATGTCAGATAAGTTCTGTCTTTTTGAGGATCCTCTCCACTTCTTCTCGCCAATCCATTTGAAAGACAATTTCAATTTTCATGTTGCCTTCTCTCCAGGCTGAACAAAAATCCTGCAGGCACTCAAAATAAATGTACATGTCCTCGTCCTCCAGAACAGGAAAATCATGGTGAACAATGGTGATCTTCTCAAGGTGAAGGTCATACAGAGACACCAGACAATCTAAAAAACCATTGAATCCTGCTCCAAAATAACTGGAATCCAGCATGATGGGATTCAGATGCTGGTGCTGATGATCAAAAACACACGCACCAAATCGATCAAAAAGCTCCCATACCTGTTTGATGGAGGCATCCACAACCACCGTGGGCCACTCCCAGTTCTGATCTGTCTTTTCCAGATGAGACACAAAATCCCGCAATTGAGGACGTTTCAACATGATGGGTGAATTTTACCCCCCGATGCGGGACATTTCGATTTTCTGGTCTCTGGGCTTGACGGCCCGTTCTTCAGAGTAACGGTCTGCTCGGAGGGACCAGAGTTTTGCAATCCGTTCCAGAAGTTGATCATCGGTCTCCCCTGCCCTGAGCGGGGTTTTCAGGTCATACCCGAAGGTGCCAAACAGACAGGTGTAAATCTGGCCATCGCTGGAAATGCGGGCCCTGGAGCAGGTGCCACAGAAGGCATCGGTCACGCTGCTGATGAAGCCAATTTCCCCCTGACCGTCCGTGTACCTGTAGCGTTTTGCCACTTCACCCTTGTAATTGGGGTTCACGGGTTCCAGCGGGTGTTTGTCGTGGATCAGGGCCAGAATGTCACGGCTGGGAAGCACGTCTTTCATGTCCCAGTGGTTGTGGTTGCCCACATCCATGAACTCAATGAACCTGAGGGTGTGGGGCGTTCCCCGGAAATGCTCTGCCAGATCCAGCACCGCATGCAAGTTTTCGCTTTTCTTGATCACCGAGTTGATTTTGATCAGCTCAAAACCCGCCTCCTCGGCAGCCTGAATGCCTTGCAAAACCCGTTCGACTTTGATGTTCAGGCCATTCATGCGTCCAAAAGTCTCATCGTCAAGGGCATCCAGGCTGATGGTGACCCGCTTCAGACCTGCTTCTTTGAGGGGTCGGGCCAGTTGAGGGAGGAGCAGGCCGTTGGTGGTCAGGGCGATGTCCTCCACACCTTCAAGGGCAGAAAGCCTTGCAACCAGATCAGGAAGCCCTTTGCGCAGCAGGGGTTCTCCTCCTGTAAGGCGCAGTTTGCTCACCCCCAGCTGCACAAAAAGCCTTGCCACCCGTTCGATTTCCTCGAAGCTGAGGAGTTCCTTCTGGGGCAGAAAAGCATAATCTGGCCCGAAAACCTCTTTTGGCATGCAGTAGGCGCAACGCATGTTGCAGCGGTCTGTCACCGAAATTCTCAGGTCTTTCAAGGGGCGGCCCAGCGTGTCAAGCATTTGATTGCAGTATAGGCAGTTCAGGGCAGCAGGAATAGGGTCATTTCACCTTCAGGAGCTGGCCGGGCGGATGGAGAGTTCTTCCAGCACACTGGGATGCTGCATGTCCAGCACCATTTTGATGGCCGCTGCCACATCTGAGGCACGCACATATTTCTCCGGATCATAAACAGCATGCTCCATGCTGCGCACCTGTTTTTGCATGTCTGTGGCGGTTCTGCCCGGATAAACCGTGGTCACCGAAACCCGGGGTTCTTCCAGCCTGAGGGCATCTGCCAGGGCTTTGAGGGCAAACTTGCTGGCAGCGTAACCTCCCCACTGGGCATTGGCCCTTAAACCTGCCCCGGAGTTCACAAAAACCACTTTGCCTCTGGCTTCACGCAATTTTGGCAAGGCCGCACGGGTGAGGGCCAGGGCGGTCAACACATTGCTCTGAAACATGCTCTCCCAGTCTTCCAGGTTGCTCTCTGCAATGCTGGACAGCACCACCTCTCCAGCACAATGCACCACAGCATCAACTCGCGGGAGCCCTTTCATCAGGGCAGTGACAGCAACTTCATCCGTGAGGGGCAAGGCCTGGATGTGGGCTTCTGGAAATTCCTCTTGCAGGGCTTCCAGTTTCTGTGGATTTCTGCCCAGCAGCACCAGATGGGCATGCTTGAGGGTGCGGGCGACTTCCAGACCGATGCCGCCAGTGGCTCCAGTGATCAGGATGGTGGGTTGCATGCCCATCAATGTACTGGAATTGGACTGGAAACACACTGGATGTGCAGGAATTCAGGGCTGCCTGTCGCATTGCAGGGCACTTTCAAATGTTAAAGTCAGGCATGCTGAACCCTTACTCGCCTTTCAGACAGCCTGTTTACGCCTCACAGGGGATGGTGGCGACCTCACAACCCCTGGCAGCCCAGGCGGGTCTTCACCTTCTCCGGGAGGGGGGAAATGCCATTGATGCTGCCCTGGCCGTGGCCGCAGCCCTGACAGTGCTGGAGCCCACCAGCAATGGCATCGGTGGGGACGCTTTTGCCCTGGTCTGGACGGAAGGAAAATTGCATGGCCTGAACGGATCTGGCCGTGCCCCCAGACTGCTGTCCAGAGACGCTTTGCAGGGCATGGGCATTGCTGAAATTCCAGCAAAAGGCTGGGTGCCTGTCACTGTTCCAGGCGCACCCAGAGCATGGGCAGACCTGCATCAGCGGTTTGGGCGTTTGCCGTTTCATCAGGTGCTGGCCCCTGCCATCCATTACGCCAGAACTGGATACCCCCTCAGCCCCGTGCTGGCCCACAACTGGGAAAGGGCCAGCTGGGTTTATTCCAGACAGATGGATGAAGAATTCAAGCACTGGAGCAGCACTTTTCAGCCCGGTGGTTTTGTGCCCAGAGCAGGTCAAATCTGGCAGAGCGAGGCCCATGCCCGCACCCTGGAAGCCATTGCCCACAGCCACAGCGAAGATTTTTACTCTGGAGACCTGGCCAAAAAGATCGACCATTTTGCCAAGGACACCGGAGGTTTTTTGCGTCTGGAAGACCTCGCTTTGCACCAGAGCCAGTGGGTGGATCCCATCTCGGTGGAATACCAGGGGCACGAAGTCTGGGAGATCCCACCCAATGGTCAGGGTCTGGTGGCCCTGGAAGCCCTGAACATCCTGAAAGGCTTTGACCTGCCAAAGAAGCGCGAGGATCCCGAGGGACTGCACCTGCAAATCGAGGCCCTGAAACTGGCTTTTGCAGATGCCTTCCAGCACCTGGGAGACATGGAGCATGTGCAGGTTCCGGTTCAGAGGCTGCTCTCTGAGGAACACGCTGCAGAACGCAGAAACCTGATTTCCAATACTGCTCGTATGCCAGAACCTGCCCAGCCCGCTTCCCATGGCACGGTTTACCTGTGCACAGCAGACAGCGAGGGGAACATGGTGTCTTTCATTCAGAGCAACTACATGGGGTTTGGCAGTGGTGTGGTGGTGCCCAACACTGGCATTGCCCTGCACAACCGCGGACACAATTTCAACCTGATTGCAGGACATCCCAACGAACTGAAACCGCGCAAACGGCCTTACCACACCATCATTCCAGGCTTTCTGACCCGCGACGGTGAGCCACTGGGTCCTTTTGGGGTGATGGGAGGTTTCATGCAACCCCAGGGACACCTGCAAATGGTGCTGAACACCATTGCTTACCACATGAATCCGCAGGTTGCTCTGGATGCTCCCCGCTGGCAGTGGACCAGTGGCCTGAATGTTCAGCTGGAAGCCCACATGCCCAGACACGTGGCCCAGGCTTTGCAGGACATGGGGCATCAGGTGACCCTGGTTCCAGATCCTTCCGCATTTGGCAGAGGACAGATCATCTGGCGGGACCCCAAAAATGGCGTTCTGGTGGGCGGCAGCGATGGACGCACCGACGGTCAGGTGGCAGGA
This window of the Deinococcus roseus genome carries:
- a CDS encoding barstar family protein; amino-acid sequence: MSHLEKTDQNWEWPTVVVDASIKQVWELFDRFGACVFDHQHQHLNPIMLDSSYFGAGFNGFLDCLVSLYDLHLEKITIVHHDFPVLEDEDMYIYFECLQDFCSAWREGNMKIEIVFQMDWREEVERILKKTELI
- a CDS encoding CAP domain-containing protein, whose amino-acid sequence is MQQRFALMAGALLLAVSCNQSRPVASEPEVTTIPAENSILPQATSTINSQILTLVNQARATARVCGTTSYKVAPALKLNTLLTNAAQLHSQDMASKNFFSHTGSNGSSPFTRITAQGYKWRTAGENIAAGYATAQTVVSGWLASPGHCANIMNPNFKDLGVGYAYSSTSTYKHYWTNTFAAPY
- a CDS encoding gamma-glutamyltransferase family protein → MLNPYSPFRQPVYASQGMVATSQPLAAQAGLHLLREGGNAIDAALAVAAALTVLEPTSNGIGGDAFALVWTEGKLHGLNGSGRAPRLLSRDALQGMGIAEIPAKGWVPVTVPGAPRAWADLHQRFGRLPFHQVLAPAIHYARTGYPLSPVLAHNWERASWVYSRQMDEEFKHWSSTFQPGGFVPRAGQIWQSEAHARTLEAIAHSHSEDFYSGDLAKKIDHFAKDTGGFLRLEDLALHQSQWVDPISVEYQGHEVWEIPPNGQGLVALEALNILKGFDLPKKREDPEGLHLQIEALKLAFADAFQHLGDMEHVQVPVQRLLSEEHAAERRNLISNTARMPEPAQPASHGTVYLCTADSEGNMVSFIQSNYMGFGSGVVVPNTGIALHNRGHNFNLIAGHPNELKPRKRPYHTIIPGFLTRDGEPLGPFGVMGGFMQPQGHLQMVLNTIAYHMNPQVALDAPRWQWTSGLNVQLEAHMPRHVAQALQDMGHQVTLVPDPSAFGRGQIIWRDPKNGVLVGGSDGRTDGQVAGY
- a CDS encoding Crp/Fnr family transcriptional regulator — encoded protein: MSEKVRLKRGQVLYREGEPSRSFYRCETGLLRILKVTTRGRPLTVRHILPGDFFGEEILDANPYQHSVEALTRCTITAFQIDELDEHLMRQVAVSFSDQLRRAMLHEYHLQIGDLRERVIRYLLELVDTPLGGENDENELYLRCTHELIAEGTSSTRESVSKIIMDLKQEGLIETGYRQITLKNLDMLKDQMIPPRIQEVQ
- the moaA gene encoding GTP 3',8-cyclase MoaA codes for the protein MLDTLGRPLKDLRISVTDRCNMRCAYCMPKEVFGPDYAFLPQKELLSFEEIERVARLFVQLGVSKLRLTGGEPLLRKGLPDLVARLSALEGVEDIALTTNGLLLPQLARPLKEAGLKRVTISLDALDDETFGRMNGLNIKVERVLQGIQAAEEAGFELIKINSVIKKSENLHAVLDLAEHFRGTPHTLRFIEFMDVGNHNHWDMKDVLPSRDILALIHDKHPLEPVNPNYKGEVAKRYRYTDGQGEIGFISSVTDAFCGTCSRARISSDGQIYTCLFGTFGYDLKTPLRAGETDDQLLERIAKLWSLRADRYSEERAVKPRDQKIEMSRIGG
- a CDS encoding complex I NDUFA9 subunit family protein, giving the protein MKVLITGASGFVGSAIVQEVQQAGHEVLAASRSGKAPEGMQGIKLDVTQEGETLKTIQEVQPEAIIHLVGIIRETRDQKFQKVHVQGTENVLKAAQQVGARYLHMSALGASKGHKSKYFDTKGQAEALVKASGLTYTIFQPSLIFGPGDDFFGNVLKDLVSAAPVVPVIGKGDFPFRPIWIGDVAAAFTQALRNPRTENQTFQLVGPKEYTFQELLDLELHALQRRKPLFHVPLLLMDLAVPMMQILPNPPITRDQYLMLKEGNTGDPAPATRILNLSMDHLEHWLPRILKA
- the typA gene encoding translational GTPase TypA: MEYRNIAIIAHVDHGKTTLVDGLLKQTVQLGHGEVIEERAMDSNQLEKERGITILAKNTAVMYKGVKINIVDTPGHADFGGEVERVLGMVDGCLLLVDAAEGPMPQTRFVLRKALELGLRPIVVINKIDRQDARPEEVVNLTFDLMAELGATDEQLDFPILYSISREGKAYRELENPKDDFSDLFDMVLEHCPAPAVDIAAPFQMLVTNLDYSEYLGRIVIGRVQRGKVKKGEFVNLMHKDGTMTKTRVSQPFTHLAMKRLEVDEVSAGDIVALAGIEDAQIGETVADLADPEALPIITVDEPTVSMVFQPNTSPFAGKEGKYVTSRHLNDRLKKEVMTNVSLKVEEIRPDEFKVSGRGELHLSILLETMRREGYEVQVGAPQVITRDIDGVMCEPVEHLVIDVPDQFSSTVIGVLSSRKGQMVNMEPQGSRVRVEFKIPSRALFGFRTQFLSMTQGEGIMSHIFDGYFPWAGELKTRQNGSLVSMENGPSFAYSIFKLQDRGTFFLDAGTEVYIGMIVGENAREGDMNVNICKNKKLTNVRSAGNDEALTLIPPKRLTLEDALEYIGEDELVEITPQNIRLRKKILNPSMRK
- a CDS encoding SDR family oxidoreductase, which codes for MQPTILITGATGGIGLEVARTLKHAHLVLLGRNPQKLEALQEEFPEAHIQALPLTDEVAVTALMKGLPRVDAVVHCAGEVVLSSIAESNLEDWESMFQSNVLTALALTRAALPKLREARGKVVFVNSGAGLRANAQWGGYAASKFALKALADALRLEEPRVSVTTVYPGRTATDMQKQVRSMEHAVYDPEKYVRASDVAAAIKMVLDMQHPSVLEELSIRPASS
- a CDS encoding MerR family transcriptional regulator; protein product: MNKTTPLYTASEVEERAGIAANTLRQWERRYGIPNPSRAANGYRLYSQNDLECIQFIQAHIENGVTVSRAVELLKSQQNPEASETQTGEHTKVVQDLVDVCLKSDQNRALQLLNYASISFTVEDVLLKIIEPTLTRMGELWAQGHITVAEEHQATAFLRGRIQILLDLLGQPLDGPRVIVACAPGEHHEIGPLMISVLLRKRGVQVHYIGANTPLDDLVHYATNHQGDGILISVGLAANTDILKLHASSLKQLKIPVFMGGALINAEPALAEEFGGKYLGADTLHAVEQMVQMLEGVV